In one window of Microcaecilia unicolor chromosome 9, aMicUni1.1, whole genome shotgun sequence DNA:
- the TMEM140 gene encoding transmembrane protein 140: protein MKMGSRMHYLVCLVLLVLALGLLLCTLMPKAGNIVDTERKRISFNSLCFWNETGQELTCYEMQDLQRLGIALQYMILVGSACVYVTLPLCLFALFSFVLARSISDRDVWQFGVWLVALSVVALSVGIGTFLAAIWASIHRVELNNTVVGLVVVYATLLLQVFLAKSYKWESEQVLTKPEYV, encoded by the coding sequence ATGAAGATGGGTTCTCGAATGCATTACTTGGTCTGCCTGGTCCTTCTCGTGCTCGCTCTGGGCCTGTTGCTTTGTACTCTTATGCCGAAAGCTGGAAACATCGTAGATACCGAGAGAAAGAGAATCAGCTTCAATAGTTTATGTTTCTGGAACGAGACAGGTCAGGAGCTCACATGCTATGAGATGCAGGATCTTCAGAGACTGGGCATCGCTCTCCAGTATATGATCTTGGTTGGATCGGCTTGTGTTTATGTCACTCTGCCTCTCTGCCTGTTTGCACTGTTCTCATTCGTGTTAGCCAGGTCCATTAGTGACCGGGATGTCTGGCAATTTGGGGTCTGGCTGGTAGCCCTCTCTGTTGTGGCTTTGTCTGTTGGCATTGGCACATTCTTGGCAGCCATCTGGGCTTCGATTCACAGAGTCGAGCTGAATAACACAGTCGTGGGGTTAGTTGTGGTTTATGCCACTTTGCTGCTTCAGGTCTTCCTTGCAAAGAGTTACAAATGGGAGTCTGAACAAGTCCTTACAAAACCAGAATACGTTTaa